A region from the Carcharodon carcharias isolate sCarCar2 chromosome 29, sCarCar2.pri, whole genome shotgun sequence genome encodes:
- the LOC121270997 gene encoding C-X-C chemokine receptor type 3-2-like, with the protein MSTCGEVPREDYSDFVPSSLLYAQPCKPIMIGHFNSLFIPIIYSIVLLLGVFGNGMLIFIIARYKHSRTLMDTFIFHLAVADFLLVLTLPFWMTEAISGWVFGSAMCKITGGIFALNLYSSILFLVCISFDRYMAIIHAIHIHRKRKPMYIHSACLIVWASCVLLAVIDLIFRDVYEPSYLDLKACTYLFGAENAESWKLALRLVHHCLGFFLPVAAMLYCYCMIFRTLWHTSIFKRQKSLKVIVAIVVVFVACWLPYNAVLFVDTLQSLGAIETHCAMLNILDISRTITQSLGLVHSCLNPLLYAFIGVKFRREMLSVLADIGSLKVPRLISRQSSREGGTSSEL; encoded by the exons ATGTCCACGTGTGGTGAAGTTCCACGCGAG GATTATTCCGATTTTGTGCCAAGTTCCCTACTATATGCACAGCCTTGCAAACCCATAATGATTGGACATTTCAACAGCCTCTTCATACCTATCATTTACTCCATTGTGCTAttgctgggagtgtttgggaatgggatgTTGATCTTCATTATTGCCCGATATAAACACTCCCGAACCCTCATGGACACCTTCATTTTTCACTTGGCTGTGGCAGATTTCCTCCTGGTTCTCACGCTCCCGTTCTGGATGACGGAGGCGATCAGCGGCTGGGTCTTTGGCAGCGCCATGTGCAAAATAACCGGCGGCATCTTCGCCCTCAACCTGTACAGCAGCATCCTCTTCCTGGTGTGCATCAGCTTCGACCGCTACATGGCCATCATCCATGCCATCCACATACACCGGAAACGCAAGCCCATGTACATCCACAGTGCCTGCCTCATCGTCTGGGCCTCCTGTGTCCTCCTGGCGGTCATTGACCTGATTTTTCGCGACGTTTACGAGCCCAGCTATTTGGACCTGAAAGCCTGCACGTACTTGTTTGGGGCGGAGAACGCGGAGAGCTGGAAGCTGGCTTTGCGGCTGGTGCACCACTGCCTGGGCTTCTTCTTGCCAGTGGCGGCCATGTTGTATTGCTACTGCATGATCTTCAGGACCCTGTGGCACACCAGCATATTCAAGAGGCAGAAGTCCCTGAAGGTGATCGTCGCCATCGTGGTGGTCTTTGTCGCTTGCTGGCTGCCGTACAACGCCGTGCTCTTTGTCGACACCCTCCAGTCGTTGGGCGCCATCGAAACCCACTGTGCCATGTTGAATATCCTGGACATCAGCCGCACCATCACCCAGAGCCTCGGGCTGGTCCACTCCTGCCTAAACCCTCTGCTTTATGCCTTCATCGGCGTCAAATTCCGCAGGGAGATGCTGAGCGTCTTGGCGGACATTGGCTCCCTGAAGGTGCCCAGACTGATCAGCCGCCAGAgtagcagagagggagggacctCCTCGGAGCTCTGA
- the LOC121270971 gene encoding C-X-C chemokine receptor type 3-2-like: MDNSTQPPVQEMTEAYYNYDDFETDFSIAQPCRPIVVEKFVRIFVPILYSLVLLLGALGNMLVILILGRYKRARRTITDTFILHLAIADVLLAFTLPFWAVEAVRGWVFGTVMCKLIGTIFALNLYSSILFLVCISFDRYLAIVHAIHMYRKRKPIYIHVTCLIVWALCLLLAMIDLIFREEYRSTYLNSTVCIYMFHPDSAGAWKLAIRVAHHTIGFFVPMVAMLYCYCMIFKTLCHAQMFERQKTLKVVIVIVVVFIICWLPYNTVLFVDTLQSLGTIGTSCTMFNTLDISRTITQTLGLIHSCLNPLLYAFIGVRFRHEMVRVLVGIGCLKKKLVVSRHAGKSKRASSAISDSETSTSHSTIW, encoded by the coding sequence gCGTACTACAACTACGATGATTTTGAAACTGACTTTTCTATAGCCCAGCCTTGCAGACCCATTGTAGTTGAGAAGTTTGTTCGCATCTTTGTGCCTATCCTGTACTCCCTCGTCCTTCTCTTGGGTGCTCTCGGTAACATGCTGGTGATTCTCATCCTTGGCCGCTACAAGAGAGCTCGGAGAACTATCACAGACACCTTCATCCTTCATTTGGCCATAGCGGATGTGCTCCTGgccttcaccctccccttctgGGCGGTGGAGGCGGTGAGGGGCTGGGTCTTTGGCACTGTCATGTGCAAGCTAATTGGCACCATCTTTGCCCTCAACCTGTACAGCAGCATCCTCTTCCTGGTGTGCATCAGCTTCGACCGCTACCTGGCCATTGTCCATGCCATCCACATGTACAGGAAGCGCAAGCCCATTTACATCCACGTCACCTGCCTCATCGTCTGGGCCTTGTGTCTCCTTCTGGCGATGATTGATCTAATTTTCCGTGAGGAGTACCGCTCTACCTACCTTAACTCGACAGTTTGCATCTACATGTTTCATCCAGATAGTGCCGGTGCCTGGAAACTGGCCATCCGTGTTGCCCACCACACTATTGGCTTCTTCGTCCCCATGGTGGCCATGTTGTATTGCTACTGCATGATCTTCAAGACGCTGTGCCATGCCCAGATGTTTGAGAGGCAGAAGACCCTGAAGGTTGTCATCGTCATCGTGGTGGTCTTCATCATCTGCTGGCTGCCGTACAACACCGTGCTCTTTGTCGACACCCTCCAGTCGCTGGGCACCATTGGCACCTCCTGCACCATGTTCAACACACTGGACATCAGCCGCACCATCACCCAGACCCTCGGGCTCATCCACTCCTGCTTAAACCCACTCCTCTATGCCTTTATCGGGGTCAGGTTCCGGCATGAGATGGTGAGGGTCTTGGTGGGCATCGGCTGCTTGAagaagaagctggtggtgagtcgCCACGCTGGGAAAAGCAAGCGGGCATCCTCCGCCATATCAGACTCAGAAACCTCAACCTCTCACTCAACAATATGGTAG